A DNA window from Polyangiaceae bacterium contains the following coding sequences:
- a CDS encoding ribonuclease H-like domain-containing protein, whose protein sequence is MDLKGRLSRLASLPAPTPAAPTEAREQTLSELRERMAQILDRPVAPPRPPASPGTTTLPFIERVRDEGVLHQRLDTVPLSYRVGSMPVAAARGADMGLLGLLALDPSLAGLDPKRALFIDTETTGLGTGAGVIAFLVGLAWYDGRELMMEQLLIRRPGEESGMLALLTERVRACEFLVSFNGKAFDLPLLASRMVMNRRGSLPPRPHLDLLHVGRRLHKRRLGTCKLKHLESRVLGFERDGDIDGGDVAARYAHFLRSGDEEALFQVVEHNAWDVVSMVALVGLYGEPLARLCPEDLVDLAETLKRAKAVERASEVVELAMQRGAGPDARRLRGQIAKARGDKQSALEDFESLLAEVDDAAVRLELAKLYEHHAKAPDAALGMVDAGTGEDEAALERRRARLERKLKKRSPSSQAG, encoded by the coding sequence GTGGATCTGAAGGGCCGCTTGTCGCGTTTGGCGTCGCTTCCGGCGCCTACGCCGGCAGCGCCCACCGAGGCGCGCGAGCAAACCCTGAGCGAGCTACGCGAGCGCATGGCCCAGATCCTCGATCGGCCTGTGGCGCCTCCGCGCCCCCCCGCAAGTCCGGGGACCACGACCCTGCCGTTCATCGAACGTGTGCGTGACGAAGGCGTGCTTCACCAGCGCTTGGACACGGTCCCGCTGTCCTACCGCGTGGGCAGCATGCCCGTTGCTGCTGCGCGCGGAGCGGACATGGGGCTGCTCGGGCTGCTCGCCCTCGATCCGAGTCTTGCCGGACTCGATCCGAAGCGCGCGCTTTTCATCGACACGGAAACGACCGGCCTAGGAACGGGCGCGGGCGTCATTGCATTTCTGGTGGGGCTCGCCTGGTACGACGGGCGAGAGCTGATGATGGAGCAGTTGCTCATTCGTCGCCCAGGCGAAGAGTCGGGCATGCTGGCGCTGCTCACGGAGCGAGTGCGGGCCTGCGAGTTTTTGGTCAGCTTCAATGGCAAAGCCTTCGACCTTCCGCTGCTCGCGTCGCGGATGGTGATGAATCGTCGCGGCAGCTTGCCGCCGCGGCCACACCTGGATCTCCTGCATGTCGGCCGACGCCTGCACAAGCGGCGGCTCGGCACCTGCAAGCTCAAGCACCTCGAGAGCCGAGTGCTCGGTTTCGAACGCGACGGTGACATCGACGGCGGCGACGTTGCCGCGCGCTACGCGCACTTCCTGCGCAGCGGCGACGAAGAGGCGCTGTTCCAGGTGGTCGAGCACAACGCTTGGGACGTTGTCAGCATGGTGGCGCTGGTGGGGCTCTACGGTGAGCCCCTTGCGCGCCTGTGCCCTGAGGATCTGGTGGATTTGGCCGAAACCCTCAAGCGCGCGAAGGCCGTGGAGCGCGCGAGCGAGGTGGTCGAACTCGCGATGCAGCGGGGGGCAGGTCCCGATGCGCGCCGCTTGCGAGGACAGATCGCCAAAGCCAGAGGCGACAAACAAAGTGCGCTGGAAGATTTCGAGTCGCTGCTAGCGGAGGTCGACGATGCCGCCGTGCGGCTCGAACTCGCCAAGCTCTACGAACACCACGCCAAGGCACCCGACGCCGCGCTGGGGATGGTGGACGCCGGCACGGGAGAAGACGAGGCTGCCCTCGAGCGTCGACGCGCACGCCTCGAACGCAAGCTGAAGAAGCGCAGTCCATCGTCGCAGGCTGGCTAA
- the coaE gene encoding dephospho-CoA kinase (Dephospho-CoA kinase (CoaE) performs the final step in coenzyme A biosynthesis.) yields MTHVFGLTGGLGSGKSTVAARFRARGLTVVDADQLAREVVAKGSAALREIAGAFGDEMLDADGNLDRARLAEAVFHDADKRRTLNAITHPRVRELSQQRFQECGERGETLCCYEVPLLVESGLADALRPVVVVAAPEAEQVRRAMRRDDVTEAHARARIAAQLPLSDKIAVADHVIVNDGTLAELEARADAVLDAILVELGIDAALYPKR; encoded by the coding sequence GTGACCCATGTGTTCGGGCTGACCGGAGGGCTTGGGAGTGGCAAGAGCACCGTCGCCGCGCGGTTTCGCGCGCGCGGCTTGACCGTAGTCGACGCGGACCAACTGGCTCGTGAGGTGGTGGCCAAGGGCAGCGCAGCCCTGCGGGAGATCGCGGGGGCCTTCGGCGACGAGATGCTCGACGCAGATGGAAATCTGGATCGCGCGCGCCTGGCGGAAGCGGTGTTCCACGACGCTGACAAGCGCCGCACCCTCAACGCCATTACGCATCCGCGAGTCCGCGAACTCTCCCAGCAGCGATTCCAAGAGTGCGGCGAGCGCGGCGAAACCCTGTGCTGCTACGAAGTGCCGCTGCTCGTCGAATCCGGGCTCGCGGATGCACTGCGACCCGTGGTCGTGGTTGCCGCGCCGGAAGCGGAGCAAGTGCGGCGCGCAATGCGCCGGGACGACGTGACGGAAGCCCACGCCCGCGCCCGCATCGCCGCTCAACTGCCGCTGAGCGACAAGATCGCCGTGGCCGATCACGTCATCGTCAATGACGGCACCTTGGCCGAACTCGAAGCGCGGGCGGACGCCGTGCTCGACGCAATCCTCGTCGAGCTGGGGATCGACGCGGCGCTTTATCCCAAGCGCTGA
- the folD gene encoding bifunctional methylenetetrahydrofolate dehydrogenase/methenyltetrahydrofolate cyclohydrolase FolD, whose amino-acid sequence MLLDGKAIAARVRGEVSQAVQEMRSRLGRAPGLHVVLAGDDSASQVYVRNKEKAAAEVGIAGKVHRLPSSVSEAELLDLVRRLNADDCVDGILVQLPLPAGVPSGAILDAIDPRKDVDGFHPTNVGALWTGRPGLVPCTPRGCLRLLHEAGATLSGARALVIGRSNIVGKPVAALLLAENATVTVAHSRSVDLAARAREADILIAAVGRAKMVRADWVKPGAVVIDVGMNRDENGKLCGDVDFAAVREVAGAITPVPGGVGPMTIAMLLDNTVRAARQRLG is encoded by the coding sequence ATGCTGCTCGATGGCAAAGCGATTGCGGCGCGCGTGCGCGGGGAGGTGAGCCAGGCAGTGCAGGAGATGCGGTCGCGTCTGGGGCGTGCACCGGGGCTGCACGTGGTCTTGGCGGGGGACGACAGCGCCTCCCAAGTCTATGTGCGCAACAAGGAGAAGGCAGCGGCTGAGGTCGGCATCGCCGGCAAGGTCCATCGCCTGCCCAGCAGCGTCAGCGAGGCCGAGTTGCTCGACCTCGTGCGACGGCTCAACGCCGATGACTGCGTCGACGGCATCTTGGTGCAACTGCCGCTGCCCGCCGGGGTGCCCTCGGGCGCCATCCTCGACGCCATCGACCCCAGGAAGGACGTCGACGGCTTTCATCCCACGAATGTCGGAGCGCTCTGGACTGGGCGCCCCGGACTAGTGCCCTGCACGCCTCGGGGTTGCCTGCGCCTGCTTCACGAGGCCGGTGCAACGCTGTCGGGCGCGCGCGCGCTGGTGATCGGGCGCAGCAACATCGTGGGCAAGCCTGTCGCGGCGTTGCTATTGGCAGAGAACGCGACAGTGACCGTCGCTCACTCGAGGAGCGTCGACCTGGCGGCGCGCGCGCGCGAAGCAGACATCCTGATCGCTGCGGTGGGACGCGCCAAGATGGTGCGAGCCGACTGGGTGAAGCCTGGCGCCGTCGTGATCGACGTGGGGATGAACCGCGACGAGAACGGCAAGTTGTGCGGCGACGTGGATTTTGCTGCGGTGCGCGAGGTGGCAGGGGCCATCACCCCGGTGCCCGGGGGCGTCGGCCCGATGACGATCGCGATGCTCTTGGACAACACCGTCCGCGCTGCGCGTCAGCGCTTGGGATAA
- a CDS encoding prolipoprotein diacylglyceryl transferase, whose translation MQGRLFTVFEIPFPSYFVLLLTGFIFATAAGAIWAKRVGQDPDVIVDLGLAMLLAGVVGARLLHVIADGYFWDYVHLCTDPSKVDWRITAAECASDRYAGVWDAAKGVCHPQEADCFAWAKFWAGGLTYYGGFIGASAAAWFLLARDRFPFWKAADMAGMVIPIGLGFGRMGCLLAGCCFGKPSSVPWALVFPSHSPASESQFKAGLLQSPFEPSLAVHPTQVYESAGSFAIAAVLILWLGSRKRYDGQIFLAFVALYAIVRFVLEFWRSDDRGGLLGLSTSQLIGVLLVAAVVYFHRWRVARVNAAP comes from the coding sequence ATGCAGGGGCGACTCTTCACTGTCTTCGAGATCCCGTTCCCGAGCTACTTCGTTCTGCTCCTGACGGGTTTCATCTTCGCCACCGCTGCCGGTGCGATCTGGGCGAAGCGCGTCGGCCAGGACCCGGACGTGATCGTCGATCTCGGATTGGCCATGCTGCTAGCGGGCGTGGTGGGCGCGCGCCTGCTGCACGTGATCGCCGATGGCTACTTCTGGGACTACGTGCACCTGTGCACGGACCCCTCCAAGGTGGACTGGCGCATCACCGCTGCGGAGTGCGCGAGCGATCGCTACGCTGGCGTTTGGGATGCGGCCAAGGGAGTATGCCACCCGCAGGAAGCGGACTGCTTCGCCTGGGCGAAGTTCTGGGCAGGGGGTCTGACCTACTACGGAGGGTTCATCGGCGCGTCGGCCGCCGCGTGGTTCCTGCTCGCGCGAGATCGCTTTCCCTTTTGGAAGGCGGCAGACATGGCCGGCATGGTGATTCCGATCGGACTTGGCTTCGGTCGCATGGGCTGTCTCTTGGCGGGCTGCTGCTTCGGCAAGCCTTCGTCGGTTCCCTGGGCGTTGGTGTTTCCCAGCCATAGCCCCGCGAGCGAGTCCCAGTTCAAGGCGGGACTGCTGCAGTCGCCTTTCGAACCGTCCCTGGCCGTGCATCCCACTCAGGTCTACGAGTCTGCGGGATCCTTCGCGATCGCGGCCGTGCTGATCCTGTGGCTGGGCAGTCGCAAACGGTACGACGGACAGATCTTCCTAGCCTTCGTGGCGCTCTACGCCATTGTGCGCTTCGTGCTCGAGTTCTGGCGCAGCGACGATCGTGGTGGGTTGCTCGGCCTGAGTACCTCACAGCTAATCGGTGTGCTGCTGGTGGCCGCGGTCGTGTACTTCCACCGTTGGCGCGTGGCCCGAGTGAACGCGGCGCCTTGA
- the lspA gene encoding signal peptidase II, with amino-acid sequence MSDPPRPDSEDADAAVAGGGAAKPAPVDLGELPADSLAAVALDGEFAPPPSAVGPAPASEPTPPPSPELPEATQDSSPDAIAALRARPSYVFFGVLAALSLILDIGSKAWAEVELSKRTLDSPSIVMVPDHLMFTLAYNRGGAWGLLHDASENVRRPFFLAVSVLAIAFIVSLYSRLAPGQRALKWGLPMVLGGALGNLSDRIIRSSVVDFIDYRANWIEAMNRGIARVSKGWAITDHWPTFNVADIFICIGVGLMAVDMITSRRKPEKKLAAVIDAPASPAAEAPVDVAAAEGGAPGEAPPVDAAAAEAGAPGEAPAVVEPGDAAASSATNDSQAAGADAAADASAGDLEPGEGEAGAEETATTAEREESEAPA; translated from the coding sequence ATGAGCGACCCGCCCCGACCCGACTCCGAGGACGCCGACGCGGCAGTGGCAGGCGGCGGCGCGGCCAAGCCCGCCCCCGTGGATCTCGGTGAACTCCCCGCGGACAGCTTGGCGGCGGTCGCCCTGGACGGCGAGTTTGCGCCGCCTCCGTCGGCAGTAGGCCCAGCTCCTGCGTCGGAGCCGACTCCGCCGCCGAGCCCGGAGCTTCCCGAAGCCACCCAGGACTCGAGCCCGGACGCGATCGCAGCCCTGCGCGCACGACCGAGCTACGTGTTCTTCGGTGTGCTCGCGGCGCTGTCGCTGATCTTGGACATTGGCAGCAAAGCTTGGGCAGAGGTCGAACTCTCCAAGCGCACTCTGGACAGTCCTTCGATCGTCATGGTGCCGGACCACCTGATGTTCACTCTCGCCTACAACCGCGGGGGTGCCTGGGGTCTGCTGCACGACGCGAGCGAGAACGTTCGACGCCCGTTCTTTCTGGCAGTGAGCGTCCTTGCCATTGCATTCATCGTCTCGCTCTACAGTCGCCTTGCGCCTGGACAGCGCGCGTTGAAGTGGGGTCTACCGATGGTGCTGGGGGGCGCGCTCGGCAATCTTTCGGACCGCATCATCCGCTCCAGCGTCGTGGACTTCATCGACTACCGCGCGAACTGGATCGAAGCCATGAATCGCGGAATCGCGCGGGTTTCGAAGGGCTGGGCCATCACCGATCATTGGCCCACCTTCAACGTGGCGGACATCTTCATCTGCATCGGCGTGGGCCTGATGGCCGTCGACATGATCACCTCGCGGCGCAAGCCCGAGAAGAAGCTGGCGGCGGTCATCGACGCTCCGGCGAGCCCTGCGGCGGAGGCTCCCGTGGACGTCGCCGCAGCGGAGGGGGGCGCACCCGGTGAAGCGCCGCCCGTGGACGCCGCGGCGGCGGAGGCTGGCGCACCCGGTGAAGCGCCCGCCGTGGTCGAGCCAGGGGATGCCGCGGCGAGTTCGGCAACGAACGATTCGCAAGCTGCAGGCGCGGATGCTGCTGCGGACGCCAGCGCCGGCGATCTCGAACCTGGCGAGGGCGAAGCTGGCGCCGAGGAGACGGCGACCACGGCCGAGCGGGAAGAGTCGGAGGCGCCCGCTTGA
- a CDS encoding DEAD/DEAH box helicase has translation MNHVPWHQERGVDGVVERWLDSGSVRPCLTADELSPSRDATTRPLPADLSPGLRRALADRGITELYSHQAEAIRAARGGQHVVIATPTASGKSLCFHLPVLQALSEDPTASALFVYPTKALSRDQEHALHELVDSAQLGIAATVYDGDTPGDARRVARERCRVVLTNPDMLHAGILPNHTKWVSTFQGLRYVVLDELHTYRGVFGSHMAHVIARLRRIARFHGSDPVFITATATIGNPRAHAARLIGAAEDDVTLVDRSGAPRASRRLFVYNPPVVNAELGIRASSLKQSVNLASDLVRARVPTIVFGPSRNSVEVMLKYLRARVGDVAGADAIMAYRGGYLPDKRRQIEAGLREGRILCVVATNALELGIDIGDLDAVICAGYPGSVAATWQRFGRAGRRGESSIGVLVCSSGALDQYLARDPGYLFGSSAEEARIDPDNVEVLVQHLKCASFEAPFEISSKGPRPARPEAAEGEPYGTLSTQSTRDALEYLSTHGLVHESGGAFHWSGEAFPANHVSLRNIGWDNFVIIDVETDRSIAELDFRAAHTMLHEQAIYQHDAEQYQVERLDFDNHKAFVRKVAPDYFTTALTYRTVQVIDEARSGMLGLAPIGLGDVKVEEKVTGYKKIKFFTHENAGYGDVHLPEMQMHTTAFWLTLPEHILELFSVPRGVVIDGLRGLGRALETVSTLALMCDPRDIGQTLGDGGSGPTPPGRDPFGGRMGGFEPTIFLFDALPGGVGLAPRIFDRAEELLLRARALMEGCRCEHGCPACVGPTEESDSRRRIALRLLTAIGLRQASPAPPVVHSA, from the coding sequence GTGAATCACGTCCCTTGGCACCAGGAACGCGGCGTAGACGGAGTCGTCGAGCGCTGGCTCGACTCGGGCAGCGTGCGACCCTGCCTGACGGCCGACGAACTTTCCCCCAGTCGTGATGCAACCACTCGGCCCTTGCCCGCAGACTTGTCGCCGGGTCTGCGGCGCGCCCTCGCCGACCGCGGCATCACCGAGCTCTACAGCCACCAGGCCGAGGCGATTCGCGCCGCGAGGGGCGGGCAGCACGTCGTCATCGCAACGCCCACGGCGAGTGGCAAGAGCCTCTGCTTTCATCTGCCCGTGCTGCAAGCGCTGTCCGAGGATCCCACGGCCAGCGCTCTCTTCGTATACCCGACCAAAGCGCTCTCGCGCGATCAGGAACACGCGCTGCACGAGTTGGTGGACAGCGCACAGCTGGGCATCGCGGCGACAGTCTACGACGGCGACACTCCAGGCGACGCACGGCGTGTCGCCCGCGAGCGCTGCCGCGTAGTGCTCACCAACCCCGACATGCTGCATGCCGGAATCCTCCCCAACCACACCAAGTGGGTGAGCACGTTCCAAGGCTTGCGCTACGTGGTGCTGGACGAACTGCACACCTATCGTGGCGTGTTCGGATCACACATGGCGCACGTAATCGCCCGCCTGCGACGCATCGCACGCTTCCATGGTTCCGATCCGGTCTTCATCACGGCAACTGCTACCATCGGCAATCCTCGCGCCCACGCGGCGCGGCTGATCGGCGCGGCCGAAGACGACGTTACCCTCGTGGATCGATCGGGTGCACCCCGCGCCAGTCGCCGGCTCTTCGTCTACAACCCCCCGGTGGTCAATGCCGAGCTAGGCATTCGCGCCAGCTCTCTGAAGCAGAGCGTGAATCTCGCTTCAGATCTGGTGCGGGCGCGCGTGCCTACCATCGTCTTCGGTCCCTCGCGCAACAGCGTGGAGGTGATGCTCAAGTATCTGCGCGCGCGCGTCGGGGACGTCGCGGGCGCCGACGCAATCATGGCGTATCGCGGCGGCTACCTACCGGACAAGCGACGCCAGATCGAGGCGGGCCTACGCGAGGGACGGATCTTGTGCGTCGTCGCGACCAACGCACTCGAACTCGGCATCGACATCGGCGACCTGGATGCCGTGATCTGCGCCGGCTATCCCGGCAGCGTGGCAGCGACCTGGCAGCGTTTCGGCCGCGCGGGTCGCCGGGGCGAGAGCAGCATCGGCGTGCTGGTGTGCTCGAGTGGTGCCCTCGACCAGTACTTGGCTCGCGACCCTGGCTATCTCTTCGGCTCCAGCGCGGAAGAAGCGCGCATCGATCCCGACAACGTGGAAGTGTTGGTGCAGCACCTCAAGTGCGCATCCTTCGAGGCGCCCTTCGAGATCTCTTCCAAAGGGCCGCGCCCAGCGCGACCCGAAGCGGCGGAGGGGGAACCCTACGGTACTTTGTCTACACAATCGACGCGCGATGCCCTGGAGTATCTCTCTACACACGGGCTGGTTCACGAGAGCGGCGGCGCCTTCCACTGGTCGGGCGAAGCCTTTCCCGCGAACCACGTCTCGCTACGCAACATCGGTTGGGACAACTTCGTGATCATCGACGTCGAGACCGATCGCAGCATCGCCGAGTTGGATTTCCGCGCGGCGCACACGATGCTGCACGAGCAGGCGATCTATCAACACGACGCGGAGCAGTATCAGGTCGAGCGCCTCGACTTCGACAACCACAAGGCCTTCGTGCGCAAGGTGGCACCGGACTACTTCACCACCGCCCTCACCTATCGCACGGTTCAGGTGATCGACGAGGCCCGCAGCGGCATGCTGGGTCTGGCGCCCATTGGTTTGGGAGACGTGAAGGTGGAAGAGAAGGTCACGGGCTACAAGAAGATCAAGTTCTTCACCCACGAGAACGCCGGCTACGGCGACGTACATCTGCCGGAGATGCAGATGCACACCACGGCCTTCTGGCTCACCCTCCCGGAACACATCTTGGAGCTCTTCTCCGTACCTCGCGGCGTCGTGATCGATGGGCTGCGCGGTCTGGGTCGCGCGTTGGAAACGGTCAGCACTCTGGCGTTGATGTGCGATCCGCGCGACATCGGCCAGACCTTGGGAGACGGCGGCAGCGGTCCCACTCCCCCAGGACGTGATCCCTTTGGCGGCCGCATGGGCGGGTTCGAGCCCACGATCTTCCTCTTCGATGCGTTGCCCGGGGGCGTGGGACTGGCGCCGCGCATCTTCGATCGCGCCGAAGAGTTGCTGCTGCGCGCGCGAGCGCTGATGGAAGGTTGTCGCTGTGAACATGGGTGCCCCGCGTGCGTCGGCCCGACGGAAGAGTCCGACTCACGGCGACGCATCGCACTGCGGCTGCTGACGGCCATCGGGCTGCGTCAAGCAAGTCCGGCGCCCCCGGTCGTCCATTCGGCGTGA
- a CDS encoding IPT/TIG domain-containing protein — MPSPARWSLRALCALAAGAAAHACLARDEGVFQKQYTDDAGGPGPGIVDASSGAVDAKGELPPSDPHAVHSVDPPHGSWAGGDLALVRGNGFGSDVRVWFGQTEVSPTDIVPVDSKRVQVTVPPGSAGAVDVTVQNGEDASTRRSVVGGYTYDDFYLEPSAGPTSGGTLVTLYGSGTQWSAGTEVLIDLKPCADVVVLGATELTCTTPAAPAGAKLVRVTTPDSAKTDVLDAFTYGNSDNGFRGGLSGQPLKGSLKVLALDAFSGDPIPQAFVIAGDNLSSAIVDKTDNAGVVQLSDASLAGKRSVTVAKKCYQPMTFVDVPVDTVTAYLDPVLSPACAEDGDLPPTGGSGSLSGSINGELLWPKSKEFERAGWTNVPLPQGNEELVAYVLPLASQATANFQLPAAGAAITPDAPGTLGFAYSLSSSGGNKTFYALAGIEDRSLSPPKFIAYAMGFVKGVSSKPGEVTSNIYIEMDIPLDQALVVKTAAPTSTPKGPDRMRVSAAVAVGELGFALLPNADKTAPLPGSPSFSFVGMPPLVGALNGTSYVVSARAVTGKSATLPESVARELATNTTSQTIDVQDFVGIPSLQTPPNNTLWNGRDVGFSVTPGPLTVDLSVLRIASPSALSTWTVAIPNGKKQVELPELASLDVQAALPKGSLTFVVTAAHIDGFDYGSLRYRELEERGWNAHASDVFYSHW, encoded by the coding sequence ATGCCGTCCCCTGCCCGCTGGAGCCTTCGTGCGCTGTGCGCATTGGCGGCAGGAGCAGCGGCGCACGCGTGCTTGGCCCGCGACGAAGGCGTATTCCAAAAGCAGTACACCGACGACGCGGGCGGGCCGGGCCCCGGCATCGTCGACGCCTCTTCGGGTGCGGTAGACGCAAAAGGCGAACTGCCGCCTTCGGATCCACACGCCGTGCACAGCGTGGATCCGCCCCACGGTTCCTGGGCTGGCGGCGACCTCGCCCTGGTGCGCGGCAACGGCTTCGGCAGCGACGTGCGCGTGTGGTTCGGACAGACGGAAGTGAGCCCGACGGACATCGTCCCGGTGGACTCCAAGCGAGTGCAAGTCACCGTGCCGCCGGGCAGCGCCGGCGCCGTGGACGTGACGGTGCAAAACGGTGAAGACGCTTCCACCCGCCGCAGCGTCGTCGGTGGCTACACCTACGACGACTTCTACCTCGAGCCCAGCGCAGGGCCGACATCGGGCGGCACCCTGGTGACCCTGTACGGTAGCGGCACGCAATGGAGCGCTGGCACCGAAGTCCTGATCGACCTCAAGCCTTGTGCAGACGTCGTGGTCCTCGGCGCGACGGAGCTGACGTGCACCACCCCAGCCGCCCCGGCGGGGGCCAAGCTCGTGCGGGTCACGACCCCGGACAGCGCGAAGACCGATGTCTTGGACGCCTTCACTTACGGCAACAGCGACAACGGCTTCCGGGGAGGCCTCAGCGGACAGCCCCTCAAAGGTTCGCTGAAAGTGCTGGCCCTGGACGCCTTCAGCGGCGACCCGATCCCACAAGCGTTCGTCATCGCGGGCGACAACCTGTCGAGCGCGATCGTCGACAAGACCGACAATGCTGGCGTGGTGCAACTGAGCGACGCTTCGCTTGCGGGCAAGCGCTCGGTCACGGTGGCCAAGAAGTGCTACCAACCGATGACCTTCGTCGATGTCCCCGTCGACACCGTGACGGCGTACCTGGATCCAGTACTGTCACCTGCCTGTGCCGAAGACGGCGACTTGCCCCCCACTGGAGGCAGCGGCTCGCTGTCCGGCTCGATCAACGGCGAGCTGCTCTGGCCGAAAAGCAAGGAGTTCGAACGCGCGGGCTGGACCAACGTGCCTTTGCCGCAGGGCAACGAAGAGCTCGTCGCCTACGTCTTGCCCCTGGCGTCCCAAGCGACCGCGAACTTCCAGCTGCCCGCCGCCGGCGCGGCCATCACGCCCGACGCCCCCGGCACACTGGGCTTCGCCTATTCCTTGTCGAGCTCTGGCGGTAACAAGACGTTCTATGCCCTCGCAGGCATCGAGGACCGCAGCCTGAGCCCACCAAAGTTCATCGCCTACGCAATGGGCTTCGTCAAAGGCGTCAGCAGCAAACCCGGCGAGGTCACCTCGAACATCTACATCGAGATGGATATCCCGCTGGATCAAGCCTTGGTCGTGAAGACCGCGGCGCCCACCTCGACGCCGAAGGGCCCCGACCGCATGCGCGTGAGCGCTGCAGTGGCCGTAGGCGAACTCGGCTTTGCGCTACTGCCCAACGCGGACAAGACCGCGCCGCTTCCGGGCAGTCCCAGCTTTTCCTTCGTGGGCATGCCACCCCTGGTCGGTGCGTTGAACGGCACGAGCTATGTCGTGTCTGCACGCGCGGTCACGGGCAAGAGCGCAACGTTGCCCGAGTCCGTCGCGCGGGAACTCGCCACCAACACGACCTCCCAGACCATCGACGTCCAGGACTTCGTCGGCATTCCGTCGCTGCAGACCCCTCCCAACAACACGCTGTGGAACGGGCGCGACGTCGGCTTTTCCGTCACTCCGGGCCCACTGACGGTGGACTTGTCCGTGCTGCGCATCGCTTCCCCCAGCGCGCTCTCCACCTGGACGGTGGCCATTCCCAACGGCAAGAAGCAGGTCGAACTCCCGGAGCTTGCCAGCTTGGACGTCCAGGCGGCACTGCCCAAAGGCAGCCTAACCTTCGTGGTCACCGCAGCACACATCGACGGCTTCGACTATGGCAGCCTCCGCTATCGCGAGCTGGAGGAGCGCGGCTGGAACGCCCATGCCAGTGACGTCTTCTACTCGCATTGGTGA